The Columba livia isolate bColLiv1 breed racing homer chromosome 13, bColLiv1.pat.W.v2, whole genome shotgun sequence genome has a segment encoding these proteins:
- the CENPN gene encoding centromere protein N: MDETVAEYIRRTVLKIPRDEIKTMLQKWGFLSEAQLQTINFHQMKDNISQDVVQLCEENSASIKQAAVLDIIYNHSYPNKRIWSVYQMNKTEEETDFFDLTDFRKKFKRQLRSTLKNVTINFREYENNAIWIRIAWGTPYTKPNQYKTSYVVYHSQTPYAFISLSVLKSNLPLLCQALVVASNYQDIHEMELRSHSLNSLEDMVFKRYSQNFETYCPRPLQESTVAQETAGLRIVQEDINEKERILRVNREAFGDGPQPKLEFAEYKLETMFTSDPKLEVLDKKEPFRCMVRFHSPHLLESLKSLAPAGMADAPLSPLLTCIPHKARNYFKIREKKGLLPGSFVSP; the protein is encoded by the exons ATGGATGAAACTGTTGCTGAGTATATCCGAAGGACTGTACTAAAAATCCCACGGGATGAAATCAAGACAATGCTACAGAAATGGGGTTTTCTCTCCGAGGCCCAGCTGCAGACCATAAACTTCCACCAGATGAAGGACAACATTTCTCAAGACGTTGTTCAGCTCTGCGAG GAGAATTCTGCAAGCATAAAGCAAGCAGCTGTCCTAGACATAATTT ACAACCACAGCTACCCAAACAAAAGAATATGGAGTGTTTACCAGATGAACAAAACAG aggaagaaacagatttttttgacttaacagatttcagaaaaaaatttaaaagacaaCTTCGGTCAACCTtgaaaaat gtCACCATCAACTTCAGAGAATATGAGAATAATGCAATCTGGATCCGAATTGCCTGGGGAACACCGTACACAAAACCGAACCAGTACAAAACCAGCTATGTTGTCTACCACTCACAGACCCCCTACGCCTTCATTTCACTCTCAGTGCTTAAGAGCAATTTGCCTCTGCTATGCCAG gccCTGGTTGTTGCTTCCAATTACCAAGACATCCATGAAATGGAGCTTCGAAGTCATTCTTTAAACTCCCTTGAAGATAtggtgtttaaaagatacagCCAG aACTTCGAAACTTATTGCCCAAGACCTCTACAAGAAAGCACTGTAGCACAAGAAACTg CAGGTTTAAGGATAGTCCAAGAAGACAtaaacgagaaagaaagaatactgAGAGTGAATCGGGAAGCTTTCGGTGATGGTCCCCAACCAAAACTCGAATTTGCAGAATATAAG CTTGAGACGATGTTTACAAGTGATCCTAAACTGGAGGTTTTGGATAAAAAAGAACCGTTCAGATGCATGGTCAGGTTTCATAGCCCACATCTTTTAGAATCGCTGAAATCCTTGGCACCCGCGG GTATGGCTGACGCACCACTTTCACCACTACTTACATGTATACCACATAAAGCTAggaattactttaaaattagagagaaaaaaggttTACTTCCAGGAAGCTTTGTAAGCCCTTAA